One Pygocentrus nattereri isolate fPygNat1 chromosome 12, fPygNat1.pri, whole genome shotgun sequence DNA window includes the following coding sequences:
- the itga6b gene encoding integrin alpha-6b isoform X2 produces the protein MAFHWTLTLPLLCLMDFSLIWAFNLDTANVIMKRGDADSLFGFSLAMHRQLVPADKRMLLVGAPKAKKLSRQQSQTTGGLYTCDLNSPSIDCQRVDFDNDENLSEENKLNQWMGVTVRSQGPGGKIVTCAHRYQRRHFVNSPQESRDITGRCYVLSQDLKIDKTTMDEGGDWKFCQGRLRGHERFGSCQQGMSVTFTKDYHYLVFGAPGAFNWKGVVRVEQRNSTLLEMNIFDDGPYEVTYKTAEELDEVAVPANSYLGFSLDSGKMLTKKGQLTVVAGAPRANHSGAVVLLKKDAELPQLITEYILEGEGLASSFGYDLAVLDLNGDGWQDLVVGAPQYFEKNGDIGGAVYVYINQNGDWNKATRTRINGAKDSMFGLAVENPGDINLDGFNDVAIGAPHDENGAGSVYIYHGSASGLIDKPVQVLRGKDVNIKLFGYSLAGNMDLDGNQYPDLAIGSLSDTVAVFRARPVINIEKSVTMTPKELDLTKKNCGDSICLQVQACFKFTSNSKDYSPIVRMKYSIQVESKRKSLGLPSRVIFNPPSPTDSDYESTGVLELRKPNERQCITKNLKLQDNLKDKLRGIPIEVSVEMQNQGGRRKRQSSLGELPPVLGSSQPTASEVSFLKEGCGSDNVCDSNLMMEYKFCSREPGDIFKPLPIQNGVPLISLTGQKEIALEVKVRNKDGDDAYETVLTGSFPRSLSYSAIRSKDPSKPIICVANQNGSKADCELGNPFKRDSEVTFYIILGTGGISLDVTEVEVTLQLKTTSNQKALTITKKAEVQIELLLSLSGVAKPSQLEFTGEVRGESAMETESDVGSQIDYEFRIINLGKPLKSFGTASLNIEWPRNTVSDKWLLYLMKITTTGVERIGCSRPNEVNFLKLTEEKSPLRAKREVGGDKSSEEPKFSLFKDQRKFKVLSCDSGAKCVQFKCPLQGLDSNAVISLKARIWNGTFLEEFSDQNYVDIITKARLRLDSALKNIVLKNEDAQVRVTVFPGRKAAQYGGLPWWIILVAILLGLLLLGLLIFLLWKCGFFGKNDKDSKNEPEKERLTSNA, from the exons GCTGTTGGTTGGTGCTCCCAAAGCGAAGAAATTGTCCAGACAGCAGTCTCAGACAACAGGGGGGCTGTACACCTGTGACTTAAACTCTCCCAGCATTGACTGCCAGCGAGTCGACTTCGACAATGACG agaacCTGTCGGAGGAGAACAAGCTGAACCAGTGGATGGGAGTGACTGTGCGGAGTCAAGGACCTGGAGGAAAGATTGTG ACATGCGCTCACCGTTACCAGCGACGCCACTTCGTCAACTCCCCTCAGGAGTCCCGTGACATCACGGGCCGCTGCTATGTGCTGAGTCAGGAcctgaaaattgacaaaaccaCTATGGATGAAGGCGGAGACTGGAAGTTCTGCCAGGGCCGACTTCGAGGCCATGAGCGTTTCGGCTCCTGCCAGCAGGGCATGTCCGTCACCTTCACCAAAGACTACCATTACCTGGTATTTGGAGCACCTGGAGCCTTTAACTGGAAGG GCGTGGTAAGGGTGGAGCAGAGGAACAGTACGCTGTTGGAGATGAATATATTTGACGACGGGCCGTATGAAGTCACATACAAAACTGCTGAAGAACTGGACGAAGTTGCCGTCCCAGCCAACAGCTATTTAG GATTCTCTCTTGATTCTGGAAAGATGTTAACTAAGAAGGGGCAGCTAACTGTGGTTGCTGGAGCCCCTAGAGCCAATCACAGTGGAGCCGTAGTCTTGCTGAAGAAAGATGCTGAGTTGCCCCAGCTGATCACTGAATATATCCTGGAAGGAGAAGGTCTAGCTTCCTCATTTGGCTACGACCTTGCAGTGCTTGATTTAAACGGAGACGG ATGGCAGGACCTTGTAGTTGGAGCTCCTCAATACTTTGAGAAAAACGGCGACATTGGCGGAGCTGTCTATGTCTACATCAATCAGAACGGAGACTGGAACAAGGCCACACGGACCAGAATAAATGGAGCCAAAGATTCCATGTTTGGGCTGGCTGTAGAAAACCCGGGAGATATCAACCTGGATGGCTTTAACG ACGTTGCTATCGGGGCACCACATGATGAAAATGGAGCCGGAAGCGTGTACATCTATCACGGCTCAGCCAGCGGCCTCATTGACAAACCCGTTCAG GTGCTGAGAGGAAAAGATGTGAACATTAAGCTTTTTGGGTACTCTTTAGCCGGAAACATGGATTTAGATGGTAATCAGTATCCAGACCTGGCTATTGGATCTCTGTCCGACACTGTAGCCGTGTTCAG GGCCAGGCCTGTTATCAACATAGAAAAGTCTGTAACCATGACACCAAAGGAGTTAGACCTTACTAAGAAGAACTGCGGTGACAGCATATG TCTTCAGGTACAGGCCTGTTTCAAATTTACATCCAACTCCAAAGATTACAGTCCCATTGTCA GAATGAAATACTCCATCCAGGTTGAGTCTAAAAGGAAGTCACTGGGTCTTCCCTCTCGAGTCATTTTCAACCCACCCTCCCCGACAGATTCAGATTATGAAAGCACAGGAGTGCTGGAGCTCCGAAAGCCCAACGAGCGACAGTGCATTACAAAAAACCTCAAACTGCAG GATAATTTAAAGGATAAGTTGAGAGGCATTCCCATAGAGGTGTCAGTGGAGATGCAGAACCAAGGAGGACGCAGGAAGAGGCAAAGCTCCCTCGGCGAACTCCCCCCCGTGCTTGGCTCCAGTCAGCCaactgccagtgag GTCAGTTTTCTGAAGGAAGGATGTGGCAGTGATAACGTGTGTGACAGTAACCTGATGATGGAGTACAAGTTCTGCTCTCGAGAGCCCGGCGACATCTTTAAACCTCTACCAAT TCAAAACGGAGTTCCACTcatttcactcactggccagaaGGAAATCGCCCTGGAGGTCAAAGTGAGAAATAAGGATGGAGATGATGCGTATGAGACGGTTCTGACCGGATCTTTCCCTAGATCCCTCTCGTACTCTGCCATCCGCAGCAAGGACCCT AGCAAACCGATCATCTGTGTGGCCAATCAGAATGGTTCTAAAGCTGACTGTGAGCTGGGGAATCCGTTCAAGAGAGACTCAGAG GTAACGTTCTACATCATTTTGGGCACTGGTGGGATTTCATTAGATGTGACCGAAGTGGAAGTTACGCTTCAACTCAAAAC GACGAGTAATCAGAAAGCACTGACTATTACAAAAAAGGCTGAAGTTCAAATTGAGCTGCTGTTGTCCCTCTCGGG GGTGGCGAAGCCGTctcagctggaattcactggtGAGGTCAGAGGAGAGAGTGCCATGGAAACAGAGTCTGATGTGGGCAGCCAGATTGACTACGAGTTTAGG ATTATAAACCTGGGCAAGCCTCTGAAGTCGTTTGGCACGGCATCTCTGAATATCGAGTGGCCCAGGAACACAGTCTCGGATAAATGGCTCCTGTATCTTATGAAGATCACCACTACAGGTGTGGAGAGGATCGGCTGTAGCAGACCGAACGAAGTCAACTTCCTGAAGCTCACTGAG GAGAAATCACCACTAAGAGCCAAACGTGAAGTCGGGGGAGATAAAAGCTCAGAGGAACCCAAATTCTCCCTTTTTAAAGACCAGAGGAAATTCAAAGTCTTG TCGTGCGACAGTGGAGCAAAGTGTGTGCAGTTTAAGTGTCCTCTTCAGGGACTGGACAGTAACGCTGTTATTTCACTAAAGGCCCGAATCTGGAATGGCACCTTCCTGGAG GAGTTCTCCGACCAGAATTACGTTGACATCATCACAAAAGCGCGGCTCAGGCTGGACTCTGCACTTAAAAACATTGTGCTGAAAAACGAAGATGCACAG GTGCGAGTGACTGTGTTTCCAGGACGCAAGGCAGCTCAGTATGGAGGCTTACCGTGGTGGATCATCCTGGTGGCTATATTACTGGGGCTGCTCCTGCTGGGATTGCTCATCTTCCTGCTCTGGAAG TGTGGTTTCTTCGGCAAAAACGACAAAGACTCCAAAAACGAACCCGAGAAAGAGCGACTGACTTCCAATGCatag
- the itga6b gene encoding integrin alpha-6b isoform X1 translates to MAFHWTLTLPLLCLMDFSLIWAFNLDTANVIMKRGDADSLFGFSLAMHRQLVPADKRMLLVGAPKAKKLSRQQSQTTGGLYTCDLNSPSIDCQRVDFDNDENLSEENKLNQWMGVTVRSQGPGGKIVTCAHRYQRRHFVNSPQESRDITGRCYVLSQDLKIDKTTMDEGGDWKFCQGRLRGHERFGSCQQGMSVTFTKDYHYLVFGAPGAFNWKGVVRVEQRNSTLLEMNIFDDGPYEVTYKTAEELDEVAVPANSYLGFSLDSGKMLTKKGQLTVVAGAPRANHSGAVVLLKKDAELPQLITEYILEGEGLASSFGYDLAVLDLNGDGWQDLVVGAPQYFEKNGDIGGAVYVYINQNGDWNKATRTRINGAKDSMFGLAVENPGDINLDGFNDVAIGAPHDENGAGSVYIYHGSASGLIDKPVQVLRGKDVNIKLFGYSLAGNMDLDGNQYPDLAIGSLSDTVAVFRARPVINIEKSVTMTPKELDLTKKNCGDSICLQVQACFKFTSNSKDYSPIVRMKYSIQVESKRKSLGLPSRVIFNPPSPTDSDYESTGVLELRKPNERQCITKNLKLQDNLKDKLRGIPIEVSVEMQNQGGRRKRQSSLGELPPVLGSSQPTASEVSFLKEGCGSDNVCDSNLMMEYKFCSREPGDIFKPLPIQNGVPLISLTGQKEIALEVKVRNKDGDDAYETVLTGSFPRSLSYSAIRSKDPSKPIICVANQNGSKADCELGNPFKRDSEVTFYIILGTGGISLDVTEVEVTLQLKTTSNQKALTITKKAEVQIELLLSLSGVAKPSQLEFTGEVRGESAMETESDVGSQIDYEFRIINLGKPLKSFGTASLNIEWPRNTVSDKWLLYLMKITTTGVERIGCSRPNEVNFLKLTEEKSPLRAKREVGGDKSSEEPKFSLFKDQRKFKVLSCDSGAKCVQFKCPLQGLDSNAVISLKARIWNGTFLEEFSDQNYVDIITKARLRLDSALKNIVLKNEDAQVRVTVFPGRKAAQYGGLPWWIILVAILLGLLLLGLLIFLLWKCGFFKRTKYDDSVPSYSAVRIKREERAYPPGKEQPLEKKQWMTSWNENESYS, encoded by the exons GCTGTTGGTTGGTGCTCCCAAAGCGAAGAAATTGTCCAGACAGCAGTCTCAGACAACAGGGGGGCTGTACACCTGTGACTTAAACTCTCCCAGCATTGACTGCCAGCGAGTCGACTTCGACAATGACG agaacCTGTCGGAGGAGAACAAGCTGAACCAGTGGATGGGAGTGACTGTGCGGAGTCAAGGACCTGGAGGAAAGATTGTG ACATGCGCTCACCGTTACCAGCGACGCCACTTCGTCAACTCCCCTCAGGAGTCCCGTGACATCACGGGCCGCTGCTATGTGCTGAGTCAGGAcctgaaaattgacaaaaccaCTATGGATGAAGGCGGAGACTGGAAGTTCTGCCAGGGCCGACTTCGAGGCCATGAGCGTTTCGGCTCCTGCCAGCAGGGCATGTCCGTCACCTTCACCAAAGACTACCATTACCTGGTATTTGGAGCACCTGGAGCCTTTAACTGGAAGG GCGTGGTAAGGGTGGAGCAGAGGAACAGTACGCTGTTGGAGATGAATATATTTGACGACGGGCCGTATGAAGTCACATACAAAACTGCTGAAGAACTGGACGAAGTTGCCGTCCCAGCCAACAGCTATTTAG GATTCTCTCTTGATTCTGGAAAGATGTTAACTAAGAAGGGGCAGCTAACTGTGGTTGCTGGAGCCCCTAGAGCCAATCACAGTGGAGCCGTAGTCTTGCTGAAGAAAGATGCTGAGTTGCCCCAGCTGATCACTGAATATATCCTGGAAGGAGAAGGTCTAGCTTCCTCATTTGGCTACGACCTTGCAGTGCTTGATTTAAACGGAGACGG ATGGCAGGACCTTGTAGTTGGAGCTCCTCAATACTTTGAGAAAAACGGCGACATTGGCGGAGCTGTCTATGTCTACATCAATCAGAACGGAGACTGGAACAAGGCCACACGGACCAGAATAAATGGAGCCAAAGATTCCATGTTTGGGCTGGCTGTAGAAAACCCGGGAGATATCAACCTGGATGGCTTTAACG ACGTTGCTATCGGGGCACCACATGATGAAAATGGAGCCGGAAGCGTGTACATCTATCACGGCTCAGCCAGCGGCCTCATTGACAAACCCGTTCAG GTGCTGAGAGGAAAAGATGTGAACATTAAGCTTTTTGGGTACTCTTTAGCCGGAAACATGGATTTAGATGGTAATCAGTATCCAGACCTGGCTATTGGATCTCTGTCCGACACTGTAGCCGTGTTCAG GGCCAGGCCTGTTATCAACATAGAAAAGTCTGTAACCATGACACCAAAGGAGTTAGACCTTACTAAGAAGAACTGCGGTGACAGCATATG TCTTCAGGTACAGGCCTGTTTCAAATTTACATCCAACTCCAAAGATTACAGTCCCATTGTCA GAATGAAATACTCCATCCAGGTTGAGTCTAAAAGGAAGTCACTGGGTCTTCCCTCTCGAGTCATTTTCAACCCACCCTCCCCGACAGATTCAGATTATGAAAGCACAGGAGTGCTGGAGCTCCGAAAGCCCAACGAGCGACAGTGCATTACAAAAAACCTCAAACTGCAG GATAATTTAAAGGATAAGTTGAGAGGCATTCCCATAGAGGTGTCAGTGGAGATGCAGAACCAAGGAGGACGCAGGAAGAGGCAAAGCTCCCTCGGCGAACTCCCCCCCGTGCTTGGCTCCAGTCAGCCaactgccagtgag GTCAGTTTTCTGAAGGAAGGATGTGGCAGTGATAACGTGTGTGACAGTAACCTGATGATGGAGTACAAGTTCTGCTCTCGAGAGCCCGGCGACATCTTTAAACCTCTACCAAT TCAAAACGGAGTTCCACTcatttcactcactggccagaaGGAAATCGCCCTGGAGGTCAAAGTGAGAAATAAGGATGGAGATGATGCGTATGAGACGGTTCTGACCGGATCTTTCCCTAGATCCCTCTCGTACTCTGCCATCCGCAGCAAGGACCCT AGCAAACCGATCATCTGTGTGGCCAATCAGAATGGTTCTAAAGCTGACTGTGAGCTGGGGAATCCGTTCAAGAGAGACTCAGAG GTAACGTTCTACATCATTTTGGGCACTGGTGGGATTTCATTAGATGTGACCGAAGTGGAAGTTACGCTTCAACTCAAAAC GACGAGTAATCAGAAAGCACTGACTATTACAAAAAAGGCTGAAGTTCAAATTGAGCTGCTGTTGTCCCTCTCGGG GGTGGCGAAGCCGTctcagctggaattcactggtGAGGTCAGAGGAGAGAGTGCCATGGAAACAGAGTCTGATGTGGGCAGCCAGATTGACTACGAGTTTAGG ATTATAAACCTGGGCAAGCCTCTGAAGTCGTTTGGCACGGCATCTCTGAATATCGAGTGGCCCAGGAACACAGTCTCGGATAAATGGCTCCTGTATCTTATGAAGATCACCACTACAGGTGTGGAGAGGATCGGCTGTAGCAGACCGAACGAAGTCAACTTCCTGAAGCTCACTGAG GAGAAATCACCACTAAGAGCCAAACGTGAAGTCGGGGGAGATAAAAGCTCAGAGGAACCCAAATTCTCCCTTTTTAAAGACCAGAGGAAATTCAAAGTCTTG TCGTGCGACAGTGGAGCAAAGTGTGTGCAGTTTAAGTGTCCTCTTCAGGGACTGGACAGTAACGCTGTTATTTCACTAAAGGCCCGAATCTGGAATGGCACCTTCCTGGAG GAGTTCTCCGACCAGAATTACGTTGACATCATCACAAAAGCGCGGCTCAGGCTGGACTCTGCACTTAAAAACATTGTGCTGAAAAACGAAGATGCACAG GTGCGAGTGACTGTGTTTCCAGGACGCAAGGCAGCTCAGTATGGAGGCTTACCGTGGTGGATCATCCTGGTGGCTATATTACTGGGGCTGCTCCTGCTGGGATTGCTCATCTTCCTGCTCTGGAAG TGTGGATTTTTTAAACGTACCAAATATGATGACAGCGTGCCGAGTTACAGTGCCGTGCGGATAAAGAGGGAGGAGCGAGCGTACCCACCTGGCAAAGAGCAGCCATTGGAGAAGAAGCAGTGGATGACTTCCTGGAATGAGAACGAGAGCTACTCCTAG
- the itga6b gene encoding integrin alpha-6b isoform X3, with product MLLVGAPKAKKLSRQQSQTTGGLYTCDLNSPSIDCQRVDFDNDENLSEENKLNQWMGVTVRSQGPGGKIVTCAHRYQRRHFVNSPQESRDITGRCYVLSQDLKIDKTTMDEGGDWKFCQGRLRGHERFGSCQQGMSVTFTKDYHYLVFGAPGAFNWKGVVRVEQRNSTLLEMNIFDDGPYEVTYKTAEELDEVAVPANSYLGFSLDSGKMLTKKGQLTVVAGAPRANHSGAVVLLKKDAELPQLITEYILEGEGLASSFGYDLAVLDLNGDGWQDLVVGAPQYFEKNGDIGGAVYVYINQNGDWNKATRTRINGAKDSMFGLAVENPGDINLDGFNDVAIGAPHDENGAGSVYIYHGSASGLIDKPVQVLRGKDVNIKLFGYSLAGNMDLDGNQYPDLAIGSLSDTVAVFRARPVINIEKSVTMTPKELDLTKKNCGDSICLQVQACFKFTSNSKDYSPIVRMKYSIQVESKRKSLGLPSRVIFNPPSPTDSDYESTGVLELRKPNERQCITKNLKLQDNLKDKLRGIPIEVSVEMQNQGGRRKRQSSLGELPPVLGSSQPTASEVSFLKEGCGSDNVCDSNLMMEYKFCSREPGDIFKPLPIQNGVPLISLTGQKEIALEVKVRNKDGDDAYETVLTGSFPRSLSYSAIRSKDPSKPIICVANQNGSKADCELGNPFKRDSEVTFYIILGTGGISLDVTEVEVTLQLKTTSNQKALTITKKAEVQIELLLSLSGVAKPSQLEFTGEVRGESAMETESDVGSQIDYEFRIINLGKPLKSFGTASLNIEWPRNTVSDKWLLYLMKITTTGVERIGCSRPNEVNFLKLTEEKSPLRAKREVGGDKSSEEPKFSLFKDQRKFKVLSCDSGAKCVQFKCPLQGLDSNAVISLKARIWNGTFLEEFSDQNYVDIITKARLRLDSALKNIVLKNEDAQVRVTVFPGRKAAQYGGLPWWIILVAILLGLLLLGLLIFLLWKCGFFKRTKYDDSVPSYSAVRIKREERAYPPGKEQPLEKKQWMTSWNENESYS from the exons GCTGTTGGTTGGTGCTCCCAAAGCGAAGAAATTGTCCAGACAGCAGTCTCAGACAACAGGGGGGCTGTACACCTGTGACTTAAACTCTCCCAGCATTGACTGCCAGCGAGTCGACTTCGACAATGACG agaacCTGTCGGAGGAGAACAAGCTGAACCAGTGGATGGGAGTGACTGTGCGGAGTCAAGGACCTGGAGGAAAGATTGTG ACATGCGCTCACCGTTACCAGCGACGCCACTTCGTCAACTCCCCTCAGGAGTCCCGTGACATCACGGGCCGCTGCTATGTGCTGAGTCAGGAcctgaaaattgacaaaaccaCTATGGATGAAGGCGGAGACTGGAAGTTCTGCCAGGGCCGACTTCGAGGCCATGAGCGTTTCGGCTCCTGCCAGCAGGGCATGTCCGTCACCTTCACCAAAGACTACCATTACCTGGTATTTGGAGCACCTGGAGCCTTTAACTGGAAGG GCGTGGTAAGGGTGGAGCAGAGGAACAGTACGCTGTTGGAGATGAATATATTTGACGACGGGCCGTATGAAGTCACATACAAAACTGCTGAAGAACTGGACGAAGTTGCCGTCCCAGCCAACAGCTATTTAG GATTCTCTCTTGATTCTGGAAAGATGTTAACTAAGAAGGGGCAGCTAACTGTGGTTGCTGGAGCCCCTAGAGCCAATCACAGTGGAGCCGTAGTCTTGCTGAAGAAAGATGCTGAGTTGCCCCAGCTGATCACTGAATATATCCTGGAAGGAGAAGGTCTAGCTTCCTCATTTGGCTACGACCTTGCAGTGCTTGATTTAAACGGAGACGG ATGGCAGGACCTTGTAGTTGGAGCTCCTCAATACTTTGAGAAAAACGGCGACATTGGCGGAGCTGTCTATGTCTACATCAATCAGAACGGAGACTGGAACAAGGCCACACGGACCAGAATAAATGGAGCCAAAGATTCCATGTTTGGGCTGGCTGTAGAAAACCCGGGAGATATCAACCTGGATGGCTTTAACG ACGTTGCTATCGGGGCACCACATGATGAAAATGGAGCCGGAAGCGTGTACATCTATCACGGCTCAGCCAGCGGCCTCATTGACAAACCCGTTCAG GTGCTGAGAGGAAAAGATGTGAACATTAAGCTTTTTGGGTACTCTTTAGCCGGAAACATGGATTTAGATGGTAATCAGTATCCAGACCTGGCTATTGGATCTCTGTCCGACACTGTAGCCGTGTTCAG GGCCAGGCCTGTTATCAACATAGAAAAGTCTGTAACCATGACACCAAAGGAGTTAGACCTTACTAAGAAGAACTGCGGTGACAGCATATG TCTTCAGGTACAGGCCTGTTTCAAATTTACATCCAACTCCAAAGATTACAGTCCCATTGTCA GAATGAAATACTCCATCCAGGTTGAGTCTAAAAGGAAGTCACTGGGTCTTCCCTCTCGAGTCATTTTCAACCCACCCTCCCCGACAGATTCAGATTATGAAAGCACAGGAGTGCTGGAGCTCCGAAAGCCCAACGAGCGACAGTGCATTACAAAAAACCTCAAACTGCAG GATAATTTAAAGGATAAGTTGAGAGGCATTCCCATAGAGGTGTCAGTGGAGATGCAGAACCAAGGAGGACGCAGGAAGAGGCAAAGCTCCCTCGGCGAACTCCCCCCCGTGCTTGGCTCCAGTCAGCCaactgccagtgag GTCAGTTTTCTGAAGGAAGGATGTGGCAGTGATAACGTGTGTGACAGTAACCTGATGATGGAGTACAAGTTCTGCTCTCGAGAGCCCGGCGACATCTTTAAACCTCTACCAAT TCAAAACGGAGTTCCACTcatttcactcactggccagaaGGAAATCGCCCTGGAGGTCAAAGTGAGAAATAAGGATGGAGATGATGCGTATGAGACGGTTCTGACCGGATCTTTCCCTAGATCCCTCTCGTACTCTGCCATCCGCAGCAAGGACCCT AGCAAACCGATCATCTGTGTGGCCAATCAGAATGGTTCTAAAGCTGACTGTGAGCTGGGGAATCCGTTCAAGAGAGACTCAGAG GTAACGTTCTACATCATTTTGGGCACTGGTGGGATTTCATTAGATGTGACCGAAGTGGAAGTTACGCTTCAACTCAAAAC GACGAGTAATCAGAAAGCACTGACTATTACAAAAAAGGCTGAAGTTCAAATTGAGCTGCTGTTGTCCCTCTCGGG GGTGGCGAAGCCGTctcagctggaattcactggtGAGGTCAGAGGAGAGAGTGCCATGGAAACAGAGTCTGATGTGGGCAGCCAGATTGACTACGAGTTTAGG ATTATAAACCTGGGCAAGCCTCTGAAGTCGTTTGGCACGGCATCTCTGAATATCGAGTGGCCCAGGAACACAGTCTCGGATAAATGGCTCCTGTATCTTATGAAGATCACCACTACAGGTGTGGAGAGGATCGGCTGTAGCAGACCGAACGAAGTCAACTTCCTGAAGCTCACTGAG GAGAAATCACCACTAAGAGCCAAACGTGAAGTCGGGGGAGATAAAAGCTCAGAGGAACCCAAATTCTCCCTTTTTAAAGACCAGAGGAAATTCAAAGTCTTG TCGTGCGACAGTGGAGCAAAGTGTGTGCAGTTTAAGTGTCCTCTTCAGGGACTGGACAGTAACGCTGTTATTTCACTAAAGGCCCGAATCTGGAATGGCACCTTCCTGGAG GAGTTCTCCGACCAGAATTACGTTGACATCATCACAAAAGCGCGGCTCAGGCTGGACTCTGCACTTAAAAACATTGTGCTGAAAAACGAAGATGCACAG GTGCGAGTGACTGTGTTTCCAGGACGCAAGGCAGCTCAGTATGGAGGCTTACCGTGGTGGATCATCCTGGTGGCTATATTACTGGGGCTGCTCCTGCTGGGATTGCTCATCTTCCTGCTCTGGAAG TGTGGATTTTTTAAACGTACCAAATATGATGACAGCGTGCCGAGTTACAGTGCCGTGCGGATAAAGAGGGAGGAGCGAGCGTACCCACCTGGCAAAGAGCAGCCATTGGAGAAGAAGCAGTGGATGACTTCCTGGAATGAGAACGAGAGCTACTCCTAG